From one Triticum urartu cultivar G1812 chromosome 3, Tu2.1, whole genome shotgun sequence genomic stretch:
- the LOC125547292 gene encoding serpin-Z2A-like produces MELTLDFLHTATESYKAEIRAVDFAEDEVREETRKEINQWAAAETNNLIWEILPEGSLTDHSRFVLTNAIYFKGAWETRFPENLTEDHEFHRLDGADPVDVPFMTLPGTCELFVSYNEGFKVLKLPYKAGDDAMSRYSMCVFLPDEDDGLHACCANNAMVSTLADMGGSLLDHVPKLRSRVRELMLPKFKLSFFCRLAQVLRGLGLREAFTEEAADLSGIMDKSVCDVRLDEVFHKAVVEVNEEGTVAAACAAVIGRKKKCAMRLEFIADHPFAFYIVEEVSGAVVFAGHVLDPSSSP; encoded by the exons ATGGAGCTCACGCTGGACTTCCTCCACACCGCCACCGAGTCCTACAAGGCAGAGATACGCGCCGTCGACTTCGCTGAG GATGAGGTCAGGGAGGAGACCAGGAAGGAGATCAACCAGTGGGCGGCGGCGGAGACGAACAATCTCATCTGGGAGATCCTGCCGGAGGGTTCATTGACCGACCACTCGAGGTTCGTGCTCACCAACGCCATCTACTTCAAGGGCGCGTGGGAGACCCGCTTCCCAGAGAACCTCACCGAGGACCATGAGTTCCACCGCCTAGACGGCGCCGACCCCGTCGACGTCCCCTTCATGACCCTGCCGGGAACATGCGAGCTCTTCGTCTCATACAATGAAGGCTTCAAGGTGCTCAAGCTCCCCTACAAGGCCGGTGATGATGCCATGTCGCGGTACTCGATGTGCGTCTTCCTCCCGGACGAGGACGACGGGCTGCACGCCT gcTGTGCCAACAACGCCATGGTCAGCACTCTTGCGGATATGGGTGGCTCCCTGCTTGACCACGTGCCGAAGCTCCGAAGCAGAGTGAGGGAGCTTATGCTGCCCAAGTTCAAGCTGTCATTCTTTTGTCGTCTCGCCCAAGTCCTTCGAGGCCTAGGGCTTCGGGAGGCGTTCACCGAGGAGGCCGCCGACCTGTCTGGCATCATGGACAAGAGCGTCTGTGACGTGCGCTTGGACGAGGTGTTCCACAAGGCCGTCGTCGAGGTGAATGAGGAGGGCACCGTGGCGGCTGCCTGCGCCGCCGTCATCGGCCGCAAGAAGAAATGTGCAATGAGGTTGGAGTTCATCGCCGACCACCCTTTTGCGTTTTATATCGTGGAGGAGGTCTCAGGGGCCGTGGTCTTTGCCGGTCATGTACTGGACCCATCTAGCTCACCGTAA